One genomic region from Chitinophagales bacterium encodes:
- a CDS encoding helix-turn-helix transcriptional regulator: MKKYTLKEAEDKLIGKKGTPERDQYEFELKLELIGDMIQQARKQRSLTQEQLGKLIGVKKSQISRLENNTGNITLETILKIFKALEAQVNFNIRMLNNEIKVV; encoded by the coding sequence ATGAAAAAATACACATTAAAAGAAGCTGAAGATAAATTAATTGGCAAAAAAGGAACTCCTGAAAGAGATCAATATGAGTTTGAACTCAAGCTCGAGCTTATAGGTGATATGATCCAACAAGCCAGAAAACAAAGAAGCCTTACCCAGGAACAACTCGGTAAATTAATTGGCGTGAAGAAATCTCAAATATCAAGATTGGAGAACAACACCGGAAACATTACACTTGAAACTATTTTAAAAATATTCAAAGCATTGGAAGCTCAGGTAAATTTTAATATTCGAATGCTTAATAATGAAATTAAAGTAGTCTAA
- a CDS encoding enoyl-CoA hydratase-related protein, which translates to MTAYKEEQVKDLSKEKFHYLLVETKDHVLTLTLNRPKKKNAMNPQFMREIVFALNHAKYNKYIWVVVLQANGDIYTAGADLKAFAGQTTEDDSTIPETEEMPVLGDAFKQLNKPCIAKVHANVYAGGHLLICGCTHVLAAEQALFSLPEVRRGIWPMQVMASLAPLMNERELLDYCMRGKTIGAEKAKELNLVTQVSNKDCLDNDVNELVEELKTFSPSAIRLGLKAWHEMKEINSEKQHGYLLNMLQEILQTKDAGEGLQAFMEKREPKWTGE; encoded by the coding sequence ATGACTGCATACAAAGAAGAACAAGTAAAAGACCTATCAAAAGAAAAATTTCATTATTTATTGGTCGAAACCAAAGACCATGTATTGACACTTACGCTCAATCGACCAAAGAAGAAAAACGCTATGAATCCGCAGTTTATGCGGGAAATTGTTTTTGCGCTGAATCATGCCAAATACAATAAATATATTTGGGTGGTGGTACTTCAAGCCAATGGCGATATATATACCGCAGGAGCGGATTTAAAGGCATTTGCCGGACAAACTACAGAAGACGATTCCACAATTCCAGAAACAGAAGAAATGCCCGTTTTAGGTGATGCTTTCAAGCAATTGAACAAGCCCTGTATTGCCAAAGTCCACGCCAATGTATATGCCGGAGGACATTTGTTGATCTGTGGTTGTACGCATGTTTTAGCAGCAGAACAGGCTCTTTTCAGTCTGCCGGAAGTCAGGCGTGGTATCTGGCCCATGCAAGTAATGGCGAGCCTGGCACCCTTGATGAACGAGCGGGAATTGCTGGATTATTGTATGCGCGGTAAAACGATTGGTGCTGAAAAAGCAAAGGAACTCAACCTGGTTACGCAAGTCAGTAACAAAGATTGTCTAGACAATGATGTCAATGAATTGGTAGAAGAGCTCAAAACCTTTTCTCCTTCTGCCATTCGATTGGGACTGAAAGCCTGGCACGAAATGAAGGAAATCAATTCTGAAAAACAGCACGGCTATTTGCTGAATATGTTGCAGGAGATATTACAAACCAAAGATGCAGGCGAAGGACTTCAGGCATTTATGGAAAAAAGGGAGCCAAAGTGGACTGGGGAATAA
- a CDS encoding acetyl-CoA carboxylase biotin carboxylase subunit, with translation MIQKILIANRGEIALRIAKTCRKIGVETLAVYSNADAKMPFVKYCDKAVALGGNQLAETYLNGKKLIEIAQKFNCDAIHPGYGFLSENAGFAKACKKAKIIFIGPQADVIDEMGDKKKARLIAQKANVPVVPGYDGKEQDAKKLKSEAKKIGFPVLLKASAGGGGKGMRIVHEEKNLEKELAAAKSEAKNAFGDDKILLEKYFEKVRHIEVQILGDQHKNIIHLNERDCSVQRRYQKIIEESPSPALDEKSRNAICNAALKLAKQLNYQNAGTVEFIFDEKGGFYFLEVNTRLQVEHPVTEAITGLDLVELQIRIAEGQKLDLKQSDIGLNGHALECRIYAENPYKDFAPATGKILAFEFPEMEGLRLDNGVRAGNKIDVFYDPMIAKVVTHGKDRTEAIRKMHYALANAQIVGPENNKYFLQKIMQHKAFVAGDIYTHFLQDNKELFAPAENQLLQNLGLLSAAAYRWNYRKVRRTNFSGVKSGWRNVKYSLQKEAFKLNEKEVEIAYEVRKNGFYAHVNYLGASPQNIYDKNEINISSKTSEDSNLDYRVNDSEYLLENLVFDKKICAFTYDGVRYKFRLNSNATHIFISNPKMQVLKIERVSRFPQIEQEKIPGSYLAPMPGEITKVLVKKGDKIKAGSPLLVLVSMKMENTIEAQEDGTVSEIYVKAGDFIEADSALLKLDVKE, from the coding sequence ATGATTCAAAAAATATTAATAGCCAACAGGGGTGAAATTGCCCTGCGCATAGCAAAAACATGTAGAAAAATAGGAGTGGAAACATTGGCCGTATATTCCAATGCAGATGCCAAAATGCCTTTTGTGAAATATTGCGATAAGGCTGTTGCGCTTGGTGGCAATCAATTAGCGGAAACCTATTTGAACGGAAAAAAGCTGATTGAAATAGCGCAGAAATTCAATTGTGATGCCATCCATCCCGGTTATGGTTTTTTATCTGAAAATGCTGGATTTGCTAAGGCTTGTAAAAAAGCAAAAATCATTTTCATTGGCCCTCAAGCCGATGTGATTGATGAAATGGGCGACAAGAAAAAAGCCCGTTTGATTGCGCAGAAAGCCAATGTACCTGTTGTTCCCGGCTATGATGGAAAAGAACAGGATGCCAAAAAGTTGAAATCGGAAGCCAAGAAAATAGGATTTCCCGTATTGCTGAAAGCGTCTGCTGGAGGTGGTGGAAAAGGAATGCGCATTGTCCATGAAGAAAAAAATCTGGAAAAAGAATTGGCAGCGGCAAAAAGCGAAGCCAAAAACGCATTTGGGGACGATAAAATCCTATTGGAGAAATACTTTGAAAAAGTAAGGCATATTGAAGTGCAAATTTTAGGAGATCAGCACAAGAATATCATCCACTTAAACGAACGGGATTGCTCGGTACAAAGGCGCTACCAAAAGATCATAGAGGAAAGTCCCTCGCCTGCCTTGGATGAGAAATCCAGGAATGCAATTTGCAATGCGGCCCTAAAATTGGCCAAGCAATTGAATTATCAAAATGCGGGAACCGTAGAATTTATTTTTGATGAAAAGGGCGGTTTTTATTTTCTGGAAGTCAATACAAGATTGCAAGTGGAGCACCCTGTAACCGAAGCCATTACAGGTCTGGATTTGGTGGAATTGCAAATCCGAATTGCCGAAGGACAAAAGCTCGATCTAAAACAATCGGATATTGGCTTGAACGGCCACGCCCTTGAATGTAGGATTTATGCGGAAAACCCTTACAAGGATTTCGCTCCTGCAACGGGAAAAATTTTGGCTTTTGAATTTCCCGAAATGGAAGGGTTGCGCTTGGACAATGGCGTGCGGGCCGGCAATAAAATAGATGTTTTTTACGACCCCATGATTGCAAAAGTCGTTACACATGGCAAGGACAGAACGGAAGCCATCCGAAAAATGCATTATGCCCTGGCAAATGCACAAATAGTTGGTCCGGAAAACAACAAGTATTTTCTCCAAAAAATCATGCAGCACAAAGCATTTGTAGCCGGGGATATTTACACCCATTTTTTACAAGACAATAAAGAATTGTTTGCTCCCGCTGAAAATCAACTATTGCAAAACCTCGGGCTTTTAAGTGCCGCAGCTTATAGATGGAATTACAGAAAAGTGCGCAGAACAAACTTCAGCGGAGTAAAATCCGGTTGGCGCAATGTGAAATACAGTCTGCAAAAAGAAGCTTTCAAGCTCAATGAAAAGGAAGTTGAAATTGCTTATGAAGTCCGAAAAAATGGCTTTTATGCGCATGTAAACTACCTAGGAGCAAGCCCACAAAACATTTATGATAAAAATGAAATTAATATTTCAAGTAAGACCTCTGAAGATTCAAATCTCGATTATCGAGTCAATGATTCTGAATATCTATTGGAAAATTTGGTGTTCGATAAAAAAATCTGCGCTTTTACTTATGATGGTGTTCGATACAAATTCCGCTTAAATTCAAATGCCACGCATATTTTCATCAGCAACCCTAAAATGCAAGTGCTGAAAATAGAGCGTGTGAGCAGATTCCCACAAATAGAGCAAGAAAAAATCCCCGGAAGCTATCTGGCGCCCATGCCTGGGGAAATCACGAAAGTACTGGTAAAGAAAGGCGACAAGATCAAAGCAGGTTCACCTTTGCTGGTGCTGGTATCCATGAAAATGGAAAACACCATAGAAGCCCAGGAAGACGGTACCGTTTCCGAAATTTATGTAAAAGCAGGGGATTTCATTGAGGCGGATAGTGCTTTGCTAAAATTGGATGTAAAAGAATAA
- a CDS encoding type II toxin-antitoxin system RelE/ParE family toxin translates to MHPKFEIELLEEAFEFLSKIDLKARKKVFKNLNRAKYQTDPKFFKKLEGEIWEFRTLYAGVQYRLLAFWDKSDNKNTWVLATHGFIKKTSKVDKKEINRAESIRQLFFKNK, encoded by the coding sequence ATGCATCCAAAGTTTGAAATAGAGTTGTTGGAAGAAGCATTTGAATTTCTCTCAAAAATAGATTTAAAAGCGAGGAAGAAAGTGTTTAAGAATTTGAACAGAGCTAAATATCAAACTGATCCAAAATTCTTCAAAAAGTTAGAGGGAGAAATTTGGGAGTTCAGAACACTTTACGCGGGAGTCCAATATCGCCTACTTGCTTTTTGGGACAAATCCGATAATAAAAACACATGGGTATTAGCAACTCATGGTTTTATAAAGAAAACCAGCAAAGTGGATAAAAAAGAAATAAATCGCGCAGAAAGCATTCGCCAACTATTTTTTAAAAATAAGTAA
- a CDS encoding pseudouridine synthase, with protein sequence MSKFKYYIAYKPFNCVTQFTPAFQSDKSTLKDFFNVEKDVYPIGRLDADSEGLLLLSNDKALNFKFLNPENEHARTYWAQVEGQIDQKAISALEKGPVIRINKKDYKCKASKARIIETPQVPERNPPVRFRKNIPTSWIEITLTEGKNRQVRKMCAAVGFPCLRLIRVSMENLKLPKMEPGKIWPLEHSNLYQKLGVEHGRL encoded by the coding sequence ATGTCCAAATTCAAGTATTATATAGCATACAAACCTTTCAATTGCGTTACCCAATTCACGCCTGCTTTTCAGTCCGATAAATCTACACTCAAGGATTTTTTCAATGTAGAGAAAGACGTATATCCCATTGGTCGATTGGATGCAGATAGTGAGGGGCTGCTTTTGTTGAGCAATGACAAGGCATTGAATTTCAAATTCTTAAATCCAGAAAATGAACATGCTCGAACTTACTGGGCACAGGTAGAGGGACAAATCGACCAAAAAGCGATCAGTGCCCTGGAAAAAGGGCCCGTCATCCGAATCAATAAGAAGGATTATAAATGCAAAGCTAGTAAAGCAAGAATTATTGAGACCCCGCAGGTTCCTGAGCGCAATCCTCCGGTTCGATTCCGCAAAAACATTCCCACTTCATGGATTGAAATTACATTGACAGAAGGCAAAAACCGGCAGGTGCGGAAAATGTGCGCTGCCGTGGGATTTCCCTGTCTGCGCTTGATTCGGGTAAGTATGGAAAATTTGAAATTGCCAAAAATGGAGCCTGGGAAGATTTGGCCACTAGAACATAGTAACTTGTATCAAAAATTAGGAGTAGAGCATGGAAGGCTATAG
- the smc gene encoding chromosome segregation protein SMC — MRLTKLEIKGFKSFADKTTINFNQNITGVVGPNGSGKSNVVDAMRWVLGEQRSSQLRSEKMDNLIFNGSKMRKSAGLAEVSLSFENTKNIIATEFKEVTVTRKLFRTGDSEYRINDVPCRLKDISNLFLDTGISSDSYAIIELKMIDEILHDRDNSRRKLFEQAAGVSKYKQRKKETLAKLKATDQDLDRVEDLLFEISNNLKTLESQARKAMRYNKIKEEYKELSLELAKMQISELVKSFKTLKKQLEEQEDLKKQQATVIDTLEAAIEKQKVEVLEAEKNLSDRQKTINSTIQEINRQENDKNLATEKIRFNKERIEKIKLQLADQERKFKEIETQLADALIKLEKQQKGISEESDKKEKLEKELNQIKQENEALQKELNDKQIQRQTLEKTISGMEKNAAVNSNQMQNLEKTIAQNKEEHEKRKDQLSKLNEEKKQLSKERKLKKEEIEQLEASEEKLQKNIEAQLQYIEQSKEKLNKENRSLDSKQNEYKLNKSLIDNLEGFPESTKFLKKNVEGLKEAPLLSDIIYCDKEYRASIENYLEPFLNFFIVNDLELANKAIDLLSDSSIGRANFFLLSEFDYFEARPPLIMSGLMPATEIIEVDAEYKKLVAFLLDHVYIVTEKDFSASDIHLKSNPNKDKSLSIISKTGKYIRSDYAISGGAVGLFEGMRLGRTKNLEKLKEEIDELEIKRKDSSKKIKELELSIAGLKKTSRKQFIHIAEQQLNTFDRQIASIDAKIENFTAFVNDSQQKTKEVEERIREMTGNVKDAQKQLKLLNGEKEKADAEYEKVRAKYAEVNQSLMQQSNRFNEQNIQFHQQANYLKNLEQEISFLKKQKQEQQETEKKQLADNANSKTEIEAAELQIEKLNASLQKLYAEKEQSNTALSVAETAYYKQKGNINEAEEKLRKENKTRQQTEQLLTDLKDKLNEVKLEINSLKERLSVEFNIQINDIIDQEADGSTTEEELREKVEKLKSRLMNYGEVNPMAVEAYEEMKERFEFITGQKEDLTKAKASLENTMKEIEDTAQEKFLEAFEQVRQNFQKVFRSLFQEEDDCDLTLTDPDYPLDSKIDILAKPKGKRPQVIDQLSGGEKSLTALAILFSLYLLKPAPFCILDEVDAPLDDANIGKFNDIITDFSKNSQFILVTHNKQTMAAVDVIYGVTMIESGVSRVVPVDFRALKHVS, encoded by the coding sequence TTGCGCTTAACAAAACTTGAAATCAAGGGCTTTAAAAGCTTTGCCGATAAAACAACCATCAACTTTAACCAGAACATTACTGGAGTTGTAGGTCCCAATGGCAGTGGTAAATCCAATGTGGTGGATGCCATGCGTTGGGTATTGGGCGAACAGCGCAGCAGCCAATTGCGCTCGGAGAAAATGGACAACCTGATTTTCAATGGCTCCAAAATGCGCAAATCAGCAGGATTGGCAGAGGTTTCCCTGAGTTTTGAAAACACCAAAAACATCATTGCCACAGAATTTAAGGAAGTAACCGTAACCCGAAAATTGTTCCGCACGGGCGACAGTGAATATCGCATCAATGATGTGCCCTGCCGATTGAAAGACATCAGCAACTTATTTCTCGATACCGGTATCAGCAGCGATTCCTATGCCATTATTGAGCTGAAAATGATCGATGAAATCCTGCATGACAGGGACAATTCACGCAGGAAATTATTCGAGCAGGCTGCGGGGGTTTCTAAGTACAAGCAGCGCAAAAAAGAAACACTGGCAAAGCTGAAAGCCACCGATCAGGATTTGGATAGGGTAGAGGATCTGCTTTTTGAAATTAGCAATAATCTTAAAACACTGGAATCGCAAGCCAGAAAGGCTATGCGCTACAATAAGATAAAGGAAGAATACAAGGAGCTGAGTCTGGAATTGGCCAAAATGCAAATTTCCGAATTGGTAAAATCTTTCAAAACCTTAAAAAAACAACTCGAGGAACAAGAGGATTTAAAAAAGCAACAAGCAACAGTAATTGATACGTTGGAAGCGGCCATTGAAAAGCAAAAAGTGGAAGTGCTGGAAGCCGAGAAAAATTTATCCGATCGGCAAAAGACCATAAACAGTACTATTCAGGAAATCAATCGGCAAGAAAACGATAAGAATTTAGCCACAGAAAAAATACGATTTAACAAAGAGCGCATTGAGAAAATCAAATTGCAATTGGCCGATCAGGAGCGGAAATTCAAGGAAATTGAAACGCAATTGGCAGATGCGTTGATCAAATTGGAAAAACAGCAAAAAGGCATCAGCGAGGAGTCCGACAAAAAAGAAAAGCTGGAAAAGGAGCTCAATCAAATCAAGCAGGAAAACGAAGCCTTGCAGAAAGAGCTGAACGATAAGCAAATTCAGCGTCAGACATTGGAAAAGACCATCTCCGGCATGGAAAAAAATGCTGCGGTAAACAGCAACCAAATGCAGAATTTGGAAAAAACCATAGCGCAAAACAAGGAGGAACACGAAAAGCGCAAGGATCAGCTTTCTAAATTGAATGAAGAAAAAAAGCAACTGAGTAAAGAGCGCAAGCTCAAGAAAGAGGAGATTGAGCAATTGGAAGCATCTGAGGAAAAATTGCAAAAAAACATTGAGGCACAATTGCAATATATTGAGCAAAGCAAGGAAAAACTGAACAAGGAAAACCGCAGCCTCGATTCAAAACAAAACGAATACAAGCTCAACAAAAGCCTGATTGACAATTTGGAGGGATTTCCAGAATCGACCAAGTTTCTCAAAAAAAATGTAGAAGGCTTAAAGGAAGCACCGCTGCTTTCCGACATTATTTATTGCGACAAGGAATACCGCGCCAGTATTGAAAATTACCTGGAGCCCTTTCTCAATTTTTTTATTGTAAATGATTTGGAACTGGCGAATAAGGCCATCGATTTATTGAGCGACAGTTCCATTGGCAGGGCCAATTTCTTTTTGCTCAGCGAATTCGATTATTTCGAGGCGCGTCCACCATTGATCATGAGTGGATTGATGCCCGCAACGGAAATTATTGAAGTGGATGCGGAATACAAAAAACTGGTCGCTTTTCTCCTGGACCACGTTTATATTGTCACCGAAAAGGATTTTTCTGCCAGCGATATTCATCTCAAAAGCAATCCGAATAAGGATAAATCGCTCAGCATTATTTCAAAGACAGGAAAGTATATCCGTAGCGATTACGCTATTTCCGGAGGAGCTGTCGGGCTTTTTGAGGGAATGCGTTTGGGGCGAACCAAAAATCTGGAAAAGCTGAAAGAGGAAATCGATGAGCTGGAAATCAAGCGCAAGGACAGCAGCAAAAAAATCAAGGAATTGGAGCTTTCCATTGCCGGATTGAAAAAGACATCGCGCAAGCAATTCATCCACATTGCAGAGCAGCAGCTCAATACATTCGATAGGCAAATCGCCTCTATTGATGCCAAAATTGAAAATTTCACGGCATTTGTAAATGACAGTCAGCAAAAGACAAAGGAAGTGGAGGAGCGCATTCGCGAAATGACGGGAAATGTGAAAGATGCGCAAAAGCAGCTCAAATTGTTAAATGGCGAAAAAGAAAAAGCCGATGCGGAATATGAAAAAGTGCGGGCGAAATATGCGGAGGTCAATCAGTCGCTGATGCAACAATCCAACCGATTTAATGAGCAGAATATCCAGTTTCATCAACAGGCTAATTATTTGAAAAACCTGGAGCAAGAAATTTCCTTCTTAAAAAAGCAAAAGCAGGAACAACAGGAAACTGAAAAAAAACAATTGGCAGATAATGCCAATAGCAAAACCGAAATAGAAGCGGCCGAACTTCAAATTGAAAAGCTGAATGCCTCGCTTCAAAAATTATACGCAGAAAAAGAGCAATCCAATACTGCGCTGTCCGTGGCTGAAACTGCCTATTACAAGCAAAAAGGCAATATAAATGAGGCGGAGGAAAAGCTGCGAAAGGAAAACAAGACCCGACAGCAAACCGAGCAATTGCTAACGGATTTGAAAGACAAACTCAATGAAGTGAAACTGGAAATCAATTCGCTGAAAGAGCGACTTTCCGTTGAGTTCAATATTCAAATCAATGACATTATAGATCAGGAGGCTGACGGAAGTACAACGGAAGAAGAGCTGCGTGAAAAAGTGGAAAAGCTTAAAAGCCGCCTGATGAATTATGGTGAGGTCAACCCCATGGCGGTAGAGGCTTATGAGGAAATGAAGGAGCGTTTTGAGTTTATCACCGGGCAAAAAGAGGATTTGACCAAGGCCAAGGCTTCTTTGGAAAATACCATGAAGGAAATTGAGGATACGGCACAGGAAAAGTTTTTGGAAGCATTTGAGCAAGTGCGGCAAAATTTCCAGAAAGTATTCCGCTCACTTTTTCAGGAAGAAGACGATTGTGATTTGACACTCACAGATCCCGATTATCCGCTGGATTCTAAAATTGATATTTTGGCAAAACCTAAGGGCAAACGACCACAGGTAATCGATCAGTTATCGGGAGGGGAGAAGTCGCTTACAGCGCTGGCCATTCTATTTTCGCTTTATTTGCTAAAACCTGCGCCATTTTGCATTCTCGATGAAGTGGATGCTCCCTTGGACGATGCCAATATTGGCAAATTCAACGACATCATTACGGATTTTTCCAAAAATTCCCAGTTCATATTGGTCACCCACAACAAACAGACCATGGCAGCCGTGGATGTTATCTATGGCGTTACCATGATAGAATCTGGTGTGTCGCGAGTAGTTCCGGTAGATTTCAGGGCTTTGAAGCATGTTTCTTAG